CTGGTCGGTGTCCAGCTCGTCGGGGTCGCGCTTGCGGGCGTCCGCGAAGCAGTAGTAGCACTTCAGGTTGCAGGCCCGGGTCACGATCCACCAGGCGGAGGGCGGAGCGGCCAGCTCGCCCGACTTGGCGGTCTGCATATAGTCCTTGAGCCAGCTCATACCGGTTTGCGTGGTTTGCATGGCGCCTCTTCCCTTGCTACCGCCGCCACAGGCGCGTGCGGCGGTTCCAGACGATGTAGGACAGGCCGAACAGGACCATGGCGTAGAGCGCACCGAGGCCGAGGAACCGGGTGACGTCGGCGCCGGGGACGAACGCGGCCGACTTCAGCGCCTCGATGCCGGGCCAGTACGGCAGGAAGCGCTCGGCGTCGGCGCCGGCCCGGCCGAGGGCCATCTGCACCCCGGCCGCCGCGACGAGCAGCATGGACGCCTCGAACTCGCGCGGGACCAGCAGCCCGACGAGCGTGCCGAGCGCGACGCCGACCAGGCCGACGAGCAGCAGTGCGGCCCCGGCGAGCGCCACGGACCTGAGGGTGACGAGCGGCACGAAGATCACCATGAAGACGGCCGTCGACACGGCCGTGATGATGAGCAGGACGTACAGGCGGGCGCTGAGCAGGTGGTGCGCTCGGTAGCCGACCAGCCGGAGCCTGCGCAGCGCGGTCATGCCCGGCCGCACGACCGTCATGGCGGCGAACGAGGCGGTCACACTGATGCCCAGCACCGCCAGGTAGAGCGCCTTGAAGTCCCGGTCCAGCACCTGGGCGACCGTCTGCGCGGCCCCGTCGTACACCTTGGCGGGCACGACGGTGACCGCGTCGCTGGTCAGGTAGCTGACCAGGAAGTAGGACGCGGGCATGAAGATCATGAACAGCATGGAGGGCCAGCGGCGGAGCAGTTCCAGCACCGACATGCGGGTGGCGGTCCTGGTGGCCCGGTACGGGCGCGTGTCGCGCACCGTGTCGGAAGCAGCGGATTCGAGCCGCACGGTCATCGTTCCTCCCGGGTCAGATCAGGACGTCCCCGGCGCGGCGGCCACTGGCGGTGACCTGACCTGCGGCGAGGTCGAGCATGGCGTCGAAGCGGGCGAGCTCGGTGTGCATGTGGCTGACCACGATCACCGACCCGCCCTCGGTGCGGAACCGCTCGGTGTAAGCCCAGAAATGCTGGTAGGTCTCGTAGTCGAAGCCCTGGTAGGGCTCGTCGAGGACCAGCAGGTCGGGCTGGTGCAGGAGGGCAGCGATCAGGTTGACCTTCTGCCGGGTCCCGCCGGACAGCCGGTCCACCCGCGTCGTCTCGTACTTCGCGCACCCGAACTCGTTCATCAGCTCGCGGGACCGGTCGGCGACGCGGCCGGGCGTCAGCCCGTACCCTGCGCCGAACAGCTGGAACTGCTCCTTCAGCGTCAGGCTCTCGATAAGGGAGGGGTCCTGCGGGCAGTAGCCGACGCGGCCGTCCAGCATGATCTGGCCGGCGTCCGGCTTGAGCAGCCCGACCAGGCACTTCAGCAGGGTGGACTTGCCCGCGCCGTTCTCTCCCTGGATGCCGACGAGCATGCCCCGGGGCACGGTGAAGCTGACGTCTTCCAGGACCCGGCGGCGCCGGTAGCGCTTCGCCAGTCCGCGGACGGTGATCATGATTGTCCTTCCGTCGTCAGGAGTGTCCTTGCCATCTCGATCACCGCGCGCTCGTCCAGCGGCGCGGCGGTACGCCTTTCCCGCCTTTCCTTGACGGTCGCCAGCAGGGCCGCCATCTGCCCCTCCTCCAGCCCGACCGCGTGGGAGTCCAGCACCTGGCGCAGCGCGCTGCGCCCGGAGTGCTTGCCGAAGACGAAGCTGCGCTCGCGTCCCAGCAGCTCCGGCGGGTACGGCTCGTAGGTGCCGGGGTCGCGCGCGATCCCGTCCACATGCAGGCCGCTCTCGTGGACGAACGCGTACCCGCCCACGACCGGCTTGCCGGCCGGCACGAGGTGTCCGGTGAGCGTCGCCACGTGGTGGGCGAGCGGGGTGAGCGCGGTGAGGTCCAGGCCGGTCCGGTGCCCGAACGCGACCTCCAGGGTCATCACCACCTCTTCCAGCGAAGCGTTGCCGGCTCGCTCCCCGACGCCGAGCACCGAGCACTGCACCCCGGAGGCGCCGGCGAGCAGCCCGGCGACGGAGTTGGCGGTGGCCAGGCCGAGGTCGTTGTGGCAGTGGACGGCGATCGGCAGCGGGCAGGCCGCGGCGACGTGCCGTACCAGGGCGGCCATCCGCCAGGGTGTGGCCACGCCGGCCGTGTCGGCCAGGCCGATCGCATCCGCTCCGGCCTCGGCCGCCGCGAGGTAGACCTGCACGAGGAAGGCCGGGTCGGTGCGGGTGGCGTCCTCGGCGGCGAAGACCACGTTGCGGCCGGACTGCTTGGCCAGGGCCACCGCGTCCCGGATCCCGGCCACGAGCCGCTCGGGGGTGGTGCGGAGCTTGGCCCGTACGTGCGCCTCGGAGGTGCCGGTGAACAGCGCGATGCTGTGCGCGCCGGACTCGACCGCCGCCTCGATGTCGGCCGGGAGCGGCCGGGCGATCACCTGGACGGCCGCGTCGAGCCCGGCGTCCACGATCGCCCGGACGGCGTGCGCCTCCTCGGCCGAGACGGCCGGGTATCCGGCCTCGATGAGCGGCACACCCAGGGCGGCCAGCCGACGGGCCAGCTCGACCTTTTCCTCCGGCGCGAACGCCACCCCCGGCATCTGCTCGCCGTCCCGCAGCGTGGTGTCGCTGATGACCACCATGGGCGGCAGTGCGCCAGGGCCCGCCTCGGAGAACGGCTCGGGCTCGCGCACCTCCACCGGCGTGACGGCGCCGGCGTCCGTCCGCCGGAACTCGTTGAACAGCTGGTTGATGTGGAGCATGTCGCGGGCGGAGGCGTTCATCTTGATCGCCCCGGTGAGGTAGGCCCGGCGCGGGTTCGTCCGGCCGAGGAGGAAGATGTCGCGGAACGTCCCCGCCGTCGTGGAGATGGTGACCGGGGGCCTGGCGCCGGTGACCACGGGTGCGGGCATGGTTCCCGCGTCGTCCCCGTCGCACGGGACGCGGAGGATGGCGCCGTGCTCGGCGAGCAGGGTCATCCGCAGGTCGAGGTCGGTGACCTCGACGTCGATCCGCCGCTCCCAGCCGTCCAGCGCGGTGAGCCGCCGCCCCTCCAGCGCGACCAGCCGCGCGTCCACGTAGCTCAGCACGTCGTGACGGGAACCGGGCGAAGGCGAGTGGTCACCGCGGGGGTCGCCGGAACCGAATTCGTACCGCTCGCGCATGGCGTGCTGGGCGGCCCAGGTGACCGCGAGGGACACGAAGGTGACCGGCAGCGCGAATGCCGGGCCCGTGCCCAGTGCGACGAAGGCCCCGGCCAGGATCGTGCGCTCCAGCACCAGCACGCCGTGCGCGCGCAGCGCACGCCCCGGGTCGATGCCCCGGTACAGCAGGGTGATCGCGGCCGCCGCCAGCGCACAGGCCACGGCGAGCAGCGGCCAGAACGCCGCCGTGCCGGGAGTCCGGGGCAGGACGGCGGGCGCCGCCACGGCCAGGAGTGCCCAGCACCCGGCGAGGACGGTCACTACGGCGAGGGCCACCCGCGGCCCGCGCCGTACCGGGAGGGTGTGGTAGCCGCCCTCGCGGTCCCCGTCGATGTCGCGGAGCGTGCCGACGAGGTTGGACGCCGCGTCCTGCAGGCAGAACACGACCGCCGCCGCCAGCAGCGCCGGATGCGGCAGGGGCGCGGCGAACATGGCGCCGACCAGGAAGGCCAGCGGTGTGATCGCCCCGCGCACCAGGTTCCCCGACAGCCCGCGCGCCTTGAAGACCTTGCTGTAGGCGATGCCCATGGCCAGGGCGGCCGCGGCCAGCAGGGAGGTCCGCCAGTTGAGCACCAGCGCCAGGACCGCGCCGAGCACCACACAGACGATCATGCAGGTCAGCGCGGTGCCGGCGCGCATGCGGCCGGACGGAATGGGCCGGTGCGGCTTGGCGGCCGCGTCGAGCTTCCGGTCGAAGTAGTCGCCGCCGTAGAGCCCGGCCAGCCAGCCCAGCGTGGGCACCGCCCAGGCGGCGGCCAGCCGTGCCGGACCGGGGTCGCCCGCCAGCACGGCTCCCGCGAGACCGACCAGCCCTGGATAGCAGAGCGTGTACGGCCGCCAGGTCTCCAGGTGCGCCCTCAGCATTACCGGTCCCGGTCGACGGCGAGGGTGGCGAGGCGGGCCAGCCGGGTGCGGCTCGGGCTCGGCGGCAGCACGGCGAGGTCGTCGTGGGCCGCCTCGGCGTTCCGCCAGGCCATCGCCCGGGACGCGGGAACCGCCTGAGTACGCTCGATGATCTCGCCCATCGTCGTGTAGGCGTCCTCGACGGCGACCGCGCCGGCCATGATGTCCTCGATGCGGGCGCGGTCGGCGGCGTCCGCACTCTGGTAGGCGAGGATGACCGGAAGGGTCAGGCGGCGGTTGCGCACGTCGCTGGCCGCGGCCTTGCCGGTGGTCGCGGCGTCGCTGGTGTAGGCCAGCAGGTCGTCGTGGATCTGGAAGGCCGTGCCCAGGTGATCGCCGTACCGGGCGAGCGCGCCGATCCACTCCCTCGTGCCCTGCCCGAGGATCGCCCCGCTCTCGCAGGAGGCCCGGAACAGGGCGGCGGTCTTGAGCCGGATCATCGTCAGGTAGGTGTCCACGCTGCAGGAGACGTCGCCCCGCAGCTCCGACTCAAGGCTCTGCCCCCGGCACAGGTCGTACCCGGCCCGCGCGACCACGTCCAGCGCGGCGACGATGCGGTCCTCGGGGACGCCGGTGCGCCGGCAGTCGGCCAGGCACTGGAAGAGGAAGAAGATGAGCGCGTCGCCGGCCACGATCGCCTGGTCCATGCCGTAGGCGCTGTGGACGGCGGGGCGGCCGCGGCGGGTCTCGTCCCCGTCGATGATGTCGTCGTGGACGAGACTGGCCACGTGGCCGCACTCGGTGCCGACCGCGGCGGGCAGCACGCTGGCGACCCGTCCTCCGACGGCGACGGCGGAGTCCAGCAGCAGGACCGGGCGCATCAGCTTGCCGCCGGGTGCGAGCGCGTGGCGGCACACGGCGTCCAGGATCCGATCCCCGCTCAGCCAGCGCCGCTCGAACTCCTCGTTGAGGAGGGCGGCGTAGCCATCTGGCAAGGAACTGTCATTGACATCCCCGGTGGGATGGAGAACCGCTATTCCGGATGGCTGATCACTGTCATATGCGAAATGCGATTCAGCTGCTATTTCCGCGCCATGTAAGGCGTCCATGACAGGCCTCCATTCGTGTGGATTCCGGGTCAAAATACCCTTCTTTTCACGAGCGCTGTCAAGCGCTAAATTCCCGGAACACGGGGATATGCGAGGCAAAACGAAGGAGGACCCCATGGCTGGTGAGACCTGCCCGTATCCTTTTCTGAAGGCCGACCCCATGGCGATGCCCGAGGAGTTCGCCTGGCTGCGCGACCACGACCCGGTGTGCCCGGTGACGCTGCCCAGCGGCGACCGGGCCTGGCTGGTCACGCGCTACAGGGACGTCAAGGTCGTCCTGTCCGACACCCGGTTCAGCCGTGACCTCAACCGGCCGGACGCGGCCCGGATGAACACCGCGATCGGCTTCGGCAACTACGGCAACCCGTTCGCCGACCCGCCGGTCCACACCCGCTGGCGGGGTCTGGTGGCCAAGGCGTTCACCCCGCGCCAGGTGGAGCGGCTGCGTCCCCGCGTCCGTCAGATCGTGGAGGAGCTGGTGGACCGGCTCATCGCGACCGGCCCGCCCGCGGACATCATGGAGGGCCTGGCCTTCCCGCTGCCGATCACGGTGCTCTGCGAGATGATCGGGGTGCCGGTGGAGGACCAGGCGCGCTTCCGCGACTGGGTGCACGACATGCTGTCCAGCGAACTCACCTCGGACGAACGCGCCCTGGCCGCGGTGACGCTGATCGAGTACTCCAAGGCGCTCACCGACACCAGGCGCCGCGAGCCGGCCGACGACCTGCTGAGCCGGCTCATCCAGGTGCGGGACGAGGACGACGGCAGGCTCGACGACGACGAGCTGTTCATCACGATGATGACGCTGCTGGTCGCGGGCTACAAGACGACCGCCGCACAGCTCGGCAAGGGCCTGCTCACGCTGTTCCGGTACCCCGACCAGCTCACCGCGCTGGTCGAAGACCCCTCGCTGATCGACTCGGCCGTCGAGGAGCTGCTGCGGTACTCCCCACCCGGCGCCGGGGTCGGCATCACCCGCTACGCCACCGAGGACCTCGATGTCGGCGGCGTGGTGATCCCCAAGGGCTCGACCGTGATCGTGGCCCGGCACTCCGGCAACCGGGACGAGGAGCACTTCCCCGACGGGGAGACGTTCGACGTGCGGCGGCCCACGTCCAACCAGCACCTGACCTTCGGCGCCGGCCCGGCCTTCTGCTTCGGCGCCCCCCTGGCCCGGATGGAGATGGCGATCGCCCTGGAGGTCCTGCTGCGCCGGGCGCCGCGGCTGCGCCTGGCCGTGCTTGAGGACGAGGTGCCGTGGACCAGCGACACCGCCGCGCAGGCCCCCGAGGCCGTCGTGGTCGCCTGGGAGCCGGAAATGGCAATCATCGGTCACGCCTGATCCTCCCGGCCTGCCGACAGAAAAGAACGACCACCGAGTGGCTGGAGAGCCATGGCCGAAAAGAAGGTGATCCTCGCCGAGCCGCGCGGTTTCTGCGCCGGAGTGCGGCGGGCGATCTCGATGGTTGAACAAGCGCTGGACCACTACGGGCCGCCTGTCTACGTGCGCAAGGAAATCGTCCACAACCACCACGTCATCCGCGCGCTGGAAAAGCGGGGCGCGGTGTTCACCTCAACGGAGGAGGAGGTTCCCGAGGGGGCTGTGTGCGTTTTCTCCGCGCACGGCGTCTCACCCGCCGTGCGCGGCAACGCGGCCGCGCGGGAACTGCAAGTGCTGGACGCCACCTGTCCGCTGGTGTCCAAGGTCCACCAGGAGGCCCGGCGCTTCGCCCGGGACGGCCGGACGATCCTGCTGATCGGGCACTCCGACCACGAGGAGGTGGAAGGCACCTACGGCGAGGCGCCGGCCAGCACGATCGTCGTGGAGTCGGTCCAGGACGCCGAGGAACTGGAACTTCCGCCGGACGCCTCCCCCGTCTACCTCACGCAGACCACGCTGTCCCTGGACGAGACCGCCGACATCGTCGGCACGCTCCGCGACCGCTTCCCCGCGCTGGCCGGGCCGGCGAGCGAGGACATCTGCTACGCCAGCCAGAACAGGCAGAACGCGGTCAAGAAGATCGCGGCCCACGCCGAGCTGGTGCTGGTCCTCGGCTCGGCCAACTCCAGCAACTCCGTCCGCATGGTCGAGGTCGCGCGCGGCGCGGGGGCCGACGCGCACCTCCTTCCGAACGTCGAGGACCTCGACCCGGCGTGGCTCACCGGCGTCACCTCGGTCGGCGTCAGCGCCGGCGCGAGCACCCCCGAGTTCCTCGTCGACCGTCTGGTCGACCGGCTCGTCGAGCACGGCTACGACGGGCTGGAGATCGAACACGCCGCCACGGAGAACATCACCTTCACGTTCCGTCCCGCCTGGCACACCGAGGAAGCGAACATCGAGGAAGGCGCACACGCATGATCGAACGCATCCGCAGCCCGCTCGACGTGCGGGCCATGCCGCCCGAGGACCTGCCCACCCTCGCCGGCGAGATCCGCGACTTCCTGGTGGACCGGGTGTGCCGCAGCGGCGGCCACCTGGGGCCGAACCTGGGCGTGGTCGAGCTGTCGATCGCGCTCCACCGGGTGTTCGACTCGCCCGCGGAGCCGATCATGTGGGACACCGGCCACCAGGCGTACGTGCACAAGCTGCTCACCGGCCGTGCCGCGGGCTTCGACCGGCTGCGCCGGCGCGGCGGCCTGTCCGGGTACCCGTCCCAGGCGGAGTCCGAGCACGACGTGATCGAGAACTCACACGCCTCGACCGCGCTCTCCTACGCCGACGGGATCGCCAAGGCCGCCCGCGTGTCCGGCAGACAGCCTCGGCCGGTGGTGGCCGTGGTCGGCGACGGGGCGCTGACCGGCGGCATGGCCTGGGAGGCGCTGAACAACATCGCCGCGTCCCGGCTGCCGGTGGTCGTCGTGCTCAACGACAACGGGCGGTCGTACGCGCTCACGATCGGCGGGCTGGCCGACCACCTGTCCGCCTTGCGCGGCGGTCGGGCTCATCGCAGCCTCTTCGAGGAGCTCGGCATCCGCTATCTCGGCCCGGTCGACGGGCACGACATCGCGGCGGTGGAGTCGGCGCTGCGCACGGCCCGGGAGAGCGGCGGGCCGGTCGTGGTGCACTGCCTCACCACCAAGGGCCGCGGCTACGGCCACGCCGAACGCCACGAGCTGGACCGGCACCACGCGGTCCCGGTCACCGATCCCGCCACCGGCCGGCAGGCCGCACAGCGCCGCAGGTCGTGGACGGACGTGTTCGCCGACGAGATCGTGCGCATCGGGGCCGAGCGGCCGGACGTGGTGGCCGTCTCCGCCGCGATGGTGGAGCCCGCCGGGCTCCACCCGTTCCAGCAACGCTTCCCCGAGCGGCTGTTCGACGTCGGGATCGCCGAGCAGCACGCGGTGACCTCGGCCGCCGGTCTGGCCCTCGGCGGTCTGCACCCGGTGGTCTGCGTCTACTCCACCTTCCTCACCCGGGCCCTGGACCAGGTGCTCATGGACGTCGCGCTGCACCGCTGCCCGGTCACGTTCGTCCTCGACCGGGCCGGGGTCACCGGCGACGACGGGCCCTCGCACAACGGCATGTGGGATCTGTCGATCCTGAACGTCGTGCCTGGCCTGGCGATGGCCGCGCCGCGCGACGGCCGGACGCTGCGGGCGGCGCTCCGTGAGGCGGTCGCGATCGACGACGGCCCGACCGCGATCCGCTACCCCAAGGGCGCGGTGGGACCCGACCTGCCGGCCGTCGACACGGTCAACGGCGTGGACATCCTGCACCGCGACACCGACCCGGACGTGCTGCTCGTCTCGGTCGGCGCGATGGCGGACACCTGCGTACGCGCGGCCCGGCTGCTCTCCGAGCACGGGATCGCGACGACGGTGGCCGACCCCCGCTGGATCAAGCCGGTCAACCCCGCGCTCACCGGGCTCGCCGCCGGCCACACCCTCGTGGTCACGGTCGAGGACTGCGGCCGGTCCGGCGGC
The window above is part of the Sphaerisporangium rubeum genome. Proteins encoded here:
- a CDS encoding ABC transporter permease; the protein is MTVRLESAASDTVRDTRPYRATRTATRMSVLELLRRWPSMLFMIFMPASYFLVSYLTSDAVTVVPAKVYDGAAQTVAQVLDRDFKALYLAVLGISVTASFAAMTVVRPGMTALRRLRLVGYRAHHLLSARLYVLLIITAVSTAVFMVIFVPLVTLRSVALAGAALLLVGLVGVALGTLVGLLVPREFEASMLLVAAAGVQMALGRAGADAERFLPYWPGIEALKSAAFVPGADVTRFLGLGALYAMVLFGLSYIVWNRRTRLWRR
- a CDS encoding ABC transporter ATP-binding protein; translation: MITVRGLAKRYRRRRVLEDVSFTVPRGMLVGIQGENGAGKSTLLKCLVGLLKPDAGQIMLDGRVGYCPQDPSLIESLTLKEQFQLFGAGYGLTPGRVADRSRELMNEFGCAKYETTRVDRLSGGTRQKVNLIAALLHQPDLLVLDEPYQGFDYETYQHFWAYTERFRTEGGSVIVVSHMHTELARFDAMLDLAAGQVTASGRRAGDVLI
- a CDS encoding UbiA family prenyltransferase, giving the protein MLRAHLETWRPYTLCYPGLVGLAGAVLAGDPGPARLAAAWAVPTLGWLAGLYGGDYFDRKLDAAAKPHRPIPSGRMRAGTALTCMIVCVVLGAVLALVLNWRTSLLAAAALAMGIAYSKVFKARGLSGNLVRGAITPLAFLVGAMFAAPLPHPALLAAAVVFCLQDAASNLVGTLRDIDGDREGGYHTLPVRRGPRVALAVVTVLAGCWALLAVAAPAVLPRTPGTAAFWPLLAVACALAAAAITLLYRGIDPGRALRAHGVLVLERTILAGAFVALGTGPAFALPVTFVSLAVTWAAQHAMRERYEFGSGDPRGDHSPSPGSRHDVLSYVDARLVALEGRRLTALDGWERRIDVEVTDLDLRMTLLAEHGAILRVPCDGDDAGTMPAPVVTGARPPVTISTTAGTFRDIFLLGRTNPRRAYLTGAIKMNASARDMLHINQLFNEFRRTDAGAVTPVEVREPEPFSEAGPGALPPMVVISDTTLRDGEQMPGVAFAPEEKVELARRLAALGVPLIEAGYPAVSAEEAHAVRAIVDAGLDAAVQVIARPLPADIEAAVESGAHSIALFTGTSEAHVRAKLRTTPERLVAGIRDAVALAKQSGRNVVFAAEDATRTDPAFLVQVYLAAAEAGADAIGLADTAGVATPWRMAALVRHVAAACPLPIAVHCHNDLGLATANSVAGLLAGASGVQCSVLGVGERAGNASLEEVVMTLEVAFGHRTGLDLTALTPLAHHVATLTGHLVPAGKPVVGGYAFVHESGLHVDGIARDPGTYEPYPPELLGRERSFVFGKHSGRSALRQVLDSHAVGLEEGQMAALLATVKERRERRTAAPLDERAVIEMARTLLTTEGQS
- a CDS encoding polyprenyl synthetase family protein yields the protein MPDGYAALLNEEFERRWLSGDRILDAVCRHALAPGGKLMRPVLLLDSAVAVGGRVASVLPAAVGTECGHVASLVHDDIIDGDETRRGRPAVHSAYGMDQAIVAGDALIFFLFQCLADCRRTGVPEDRIVAALDVVARAGYDLCRGQSLESELRGDVSCSVDTYLTMIRLKTAALFRASCESGAILGQGTREWIGALARYGDHLGTAFQIHDDLLAYTSDAATTGKAAASDVRNRRLTLPVILAYQSADAADRARIEDIMAGAVAVEDAYTTMGEIIERTQAVPASRAMAWRNAEAAHDDLAVLPPSPSRTRLARLATLAVDRDR
- a CDS encoding cytochrome P450; translation: MAGETCPYPFLKADPMAMPEEFAWLRDHDPVCPVTLPSGDRAWLVTRYRDVKVVLSDTRFSRDLNRPDAARMNTAIGFGNYGNPFADPPVHTRWRGLVAKAFTPRQVERLRPRVRQIVEELVDRLIATGPPADIMEGLAFPLPITVLCEMIGVPVEDQARFRDWVHDMLSSELTSDERALAAVTLIEYSKALTDTRRREPADDLLSRLIQVRDEDDGRLDDDELFITMMTLLVAGYKTTAAQLGKGLLTLFRYPDQLTALVEDPSLIDSAVEELLRYSPPGAGVGITRYATEDLDVGGVVIPKGSTVIVARHSGNRDEEHFPDGETFDVRRPTSNQHLTFGAGPAFCFGAPLARMEMAIALEVLLRRAPRLRLAVLEDEVPWTSDTAAQAPEAVVVAWEPEMAIIGHA
- a CDS encoding 4-hydroxy-3-methylbut-2-enyl diphosphate reductase gives rise to the protein MAEKKVILAEPRGFCAGVRRAISMVEQALDHYGPPVYVRKEIVHNHHVIRALEKRGAVFTSTEEEVPEGAVCVFSAHGVSPAVRGNAAARELQVLDATCPLVSKVHQEARRFARDGRTILLIGHSDHEEVEGTYGEAPASTIVVESVQDAEELELPPDASPVYLTQTTLSLDETADIVGTLRDRFPALAGPASEDICYASQNRQNAVKKIAAHAELVLVLGSANSSNSVRMVEVARGAGADAHLLPNVEDLDPAWLTGVTSVGVSAGASTPEFLVDRLVDRLVEHGYDGLEIEHAATENITFTFRPAWHTEEANIEEGAHA
- a CDS encoding 1-deoxy-D-xylulose-5-phosphate synthase, with product MIERIRSPLDVRAMPPEDLPTLAGEIRDFLVDRVCRSGGHLGPNLGVVELSIALHRVFDSPAEPIMWDTGHQAYVHKLLTGRAAGFDRLRRRGGLSGYPSQAESEHDVIENSHASTALSYADGIAKAARVSGRQPRPVVAVVGDGALTGGMAWEALNNIAASRLPVVVVLNDNGRSYALTIGGLADHLSALRGGRAHRSLFEELGIRYLGPVDGHDIAAVESALRTARESGGPVVVHCLTTKGRGYGHAERHELDRHHAVPVTDPATGRQAAQRRRSWTDVFADEIVRIGAERPDVVAVSAAMVEPAGLHPFQQRFPERLFDVGIAEQHAVTSAAGLALGGLHPVVCVYSTFLTRALDQVLMDVALHRCPVTFVLDRAGVTGDDGPSHNGMWDLSILNVVPGLAMAAPRDGRTLRAALREAVAIDDGPTAIRYPKGAVGPDLPAVDTVNGVDILHRDTDPDVLLVSVGAMADTCVRAARLLSEHGIATTVADPRWIKPVNPALTGLAAGHTLVVTVEDCGRSGGFGSALTLALRDAGVTVPIHCIGLPQRFLDQGLRAEVLEECGLTPQQIVRNVAGTMTRLGTRNHPELEPIGVLAAATMRETLS